In the Hordeum vulgare subsp. vulgare chromosome 7H, MorexV3_pseudomolecules_assembly, whole genome shotgun sequence genome, one interval contains:
- the LOC123412289 gene encoding LRR receptor kinase SERK2-like isoform X2, producing MMLNDSRGVLEEWKDHLDTACSAIATVLCAGGQVVQISLSSSGLSGVLSPSIAKLKTLQRLFLDGNDISGGIPQEIGNLSSLIILRLENNLFNGSIPDPLGRLSKLQHLDLSQNLLSGNIPISLSNIPSLNSINLAYNNLSGEIPELLHAALYNYTGNHLNCGPHSMPCEGNINNTGGSRKSTIKVVLGSIGGAIVLVLVAILILRRMHSRHYLCFDVPDEHALSLDLGQTQQFSFHHLMIATGNFGRENFIGKGSLTEVYKGVLPGQDDKAVAVKRFVKIKKHEDDMAFRREAEVIRVAVHNNILRLTGYCMERKERLLVYPFMENLSLSSNLEGLKPNQPTLDWAKRMKIALGVAHALEYLHDNCNPPIIHRDIKAANVLLNGNFEAVLGDFGLAMIMDQGKAIVTTEIQGTVGYMAPEYRSTGKASTKTDVYGYGVLLLEIVTGKGPDFHVNVKHFMQEGQPQEIVDPNLDRAYQREELIQLMNISLLCTQEEAELRPTMSRIVKMLEADARQDRWAESLHAQLISRGWLEQYEERAIQKFAGNAFAPSPDS from the exons AAGCTTGAGCTCATCAGGGTTAAGTGGAGTCTTGTCGCCCAGCATTGCGAAGTTGAAAACACTACAACGGCT GTTTTTAGATGGTAACGACATAAGTGGAGGAATCCCACAGGAGATCGGGAATCTTTCAAGTCTGATAATTCTTAGACTTGAAAATAATCTATTCAATGGCTCAATACCCGATCCTCTTGGCCGCCTTTCAAAACTGCAACATCT GGATCTGAGCCAAAATCTTCTAAGTGGAAATATTCCAATCTCTCTGTCCAATATTCCATCCTTGAATTCCAT CAATCTGGCATATAACAATCTTAGTGGTGAAATACCTGAACTACTTCATGCGGCCCTATACAA CTATACCGGCAACCACTTAAATTGTGGTCCACACTCAATGCCATGCGAAGGAAACATCAACAATACAG GTGGATCAAGAAAATCCACCATAAAGGTGGTTCTTGGAAGCATTGGTGGAGCAATAGTTCTCGTCCTTGTTGCTATTCTAATCTTGCGAAGAATGCATAGCCGACATTATTTATGTTTTGATGTTCCAG ATGAGCATGCTCTAAGCCTAGATCTTGGGCAGACACAACAGTTCTCGTTCCATCATCTCATGATTGCAACAGGAAATTTTGGTAGAGAAAATTTTATTGGCAAGGGCTCTTTAACTGAGGTTTACAAAGGAGTTCTTCCAGGCCAAGACGATAAAGCAGTTGCTGTCAAACGATTTGTCAAAATAAAAAAGCATGAGGATGATATGGCTTTCAGACGAGAAGCTGAAGTTATAAGGGTGGCTGTCCACAACAATATATTGAGATTGACAGGGTATTGCATGGAACGAAAGGAGCGCCTCTTGGTTTATCCTTTCATGGAGAATTTGAGTCTTTCTTCTAATTTAGAAG GTTTAAAACCAAATCAACCAACATTGGATTGGGCAAAAAGAATGAAAATTGCTCTTGGTGTTGCCCATGCTTTGGAATACCTTCATGATAACTGCAACCCCCCGATTATCCACCGTGATATCAAGGCTGCCAATGTCCTGCTCAATGGAAATTTTGAAGCTGTGCTAGGAGACTTCGGATTAGCAATGATAATGGACCAAGGGAAGGCAATAGTGACGACAGAGATCCAGGGAACAGTGGGCTACATGGCTCCTGAGTACAGGAGTACAGGAAAGGCATCAACGAAAACGGACGTATATGGATATGGTGTCTTGCTGCTAGAGATTGTGACAGGAAAGGGTCCAGACTTCCATGTTAAT GTGAAGCATTTCATGCAAGAAGGCCAACCGCAAGAAATTGTCGACCCCAATTTGGATCGTGCATATCAGCGTGAAGAGCTGATACAACTTATGAATATATCACTCCTCTGCACCCAAGAGGAAGCTGAACTCCGACCTACGATGTCGAGAATTGTAAAGATGCTTGAAGCAGATGCCCGGCAAGATCGGTGGGCTGAGTCGCTACATGCTCAGCTTATCTCTCGGGGTTGGCTCGAGCAGTATGAGGAAAGGGCGATACAGAAGTTCGCAGGTAATGCCTTTGCCCCCTCTCCTGATAGCTAG
- the LOC123412289 gene encoding LRR receptor kinase SERK2-like isoform X3, translating to MRGRPEAEECTARAPARIQARWQDPPPRGATHARGAAMANGAGDGRDPAQQSEHKQSSIERDGRRRPTSTCVHLELSPSLPWKQGAAATAATPTAVGSGGGKWFLDGNDISGGIPQEIGNLSSLIILRLENNLFNGSIPDPLGRLSKLQHLDLSQNLLSGNIPISLSNIPSLNSINLAYNNLSGEIPELLHAALYNYTGNHLNCGPHSMPCEGNINNTGGSRKSTIKVVLGSIGGAIVLVLVAILILRRMHSRHYLCFDVPDEHALSLDLGQTQQFSFHHLMIATGNFGRENFIGKGSLTEVYKGVLPGQDDKAVAVKRFVKIKKHEDDMAFRREAEVIRVAVHNNILRLTGYCMERKERLLVYPFMENLSLSSNLEGLKPNQPTLDWAKRMKIALGVAHALEYLHDNCNPPIIHRDIKAANVLLNGNFEAVLGDFGLAMIMDQGKAIVTTEIQGTVGYMAPEYRSTGKASTKTDVYGYGVLLLEIVTGKGPDFHVNVKHFMQEGQPQEIVDPNLDRAYQREELIQLMNISLLCTQEEAELRPTMSRIVKMLEADARQDRWAESLHAQLISRGWLEQYEERAIQKFAGSAQGTCVRPVDPSCSMPE from the exons ATGCGCGGACGCCCGGAGGCAGAGGAATGCACAGCCCGTGCACCAGCCCGGATCCAGGCGCGGTGGCAAGATCCGCCGCCGAGGGGAGCCACCCACGCGCGGGGAGCAGCCATGGCGAACGGAGCAGGCGACGGCCGCGACCCAGCCCAGCAGTCGGAGCACAAGCAGAGCAGTATCGAGCGCgatggccgccgccgcccgaccagCACATGCGTCCACCTCGAGCTCTCCCCGAGCCTCCCTTGGAAGCAGGGGGCCGCCGCCACTGCGGCTACACCAACGGCAGTGGGCAGCGGCggaggaaaatg GTTTTTAGATGGTAACGACATAAGTGGAGGAATCCCACAGGAGATCGGGAATCTTTCAAGTCTGATAATTCTTAGACTTGAAAATAATCTATTCAATGGCTCAATACCCGATCCTCTTGGCCGCCTTTCAAAACTGCAACATCT GGATCTGAGCCAAAATCTTCTAAGTGGAAATATTCCAATCTCTCTGTCCAATATTCCATCCTTGAATTCCAT CAATCTGGCATATAACAATCTTAGTGGTGAAATACCTGAACTACTTCATGCGGCCCTATACAA CTATACCGGCAACCACTTAAATTGTGGTCCACACTCAATGCCATGCGAAGGAAACATCAACAATACAG GTGGATCAAGAAAATCCACCATAAAGGTGGTTCTTGGAAGCATTGGTGGAGCAATAGTTCTCGTCCTTGTTGCTATTCTAATCTTGCGAAGAATGCATAGCCGACATTATTTATGTTTTGATGTTCCAG ATGAGCATGCTCTAAGCCTAGATCTTGGGCAGACACAACAGTTCTCGTTCCATCATCTCATGATTGCAACAGGAAATTTTGGTAGAGAAAATTTTATTGGCAAGGGCTCTTTAACTGAGGTTTACAAAGGAGTTCTTCCAGGCCAAGACGATAAAGCAGTTGCTGTCAAACGATTTGTCAAAATAAAAAAGCATGAGGATGATATGGCTTTCAGACGAGAAGCTGAAGTTATAAGGGTGGCTGTCCACAACAATATATTGAGATTGACAGGGTATTGCATGGAACGAAAGGAGCGCCTCTTGGTTTATCCTTTCATGGAGAATTTGAGTCTTTCTTCTAATTTAGAAG GTTTAAAACCAAATCAACCAACATTGGATTGGGCAAAAAGAATGAAAATTGCTCTTGGTGTTGCCCATGCTTTGGAATACCTTCATGATAACTGCAACCCCCCGATTATCCACCGTGATATCAAGGCTGCCAATGTCCTGCTCAATGGAAATTTTGAAGCTGTGCTAGGAGACTTCGGATTAGCAATGATAATGGACCAAGGGAAGGCAATAGTGACGACAGAGATCCAGGGAACAGTGGGCTACATGGCTCCTGAGTACAGGAGTACAGGAAAGGCATCAACGAAAACGGACGTATATGGATATGGTGTCTTGCTGCTAGAGATTGTGACAGGAAAGGGTCCAGACTTCCATGTTAAT GTGAAGCATTTCATGCAAGAAGGCCAACCGCAAGAAATTGTCGACCCCAATTTGGATCGTGCATATCAGCGTGAAGAGCTGATACAACTTATGAATATATCACTCCTCTGCACCCAAGAGGAAGCTGAACTCCGACCTACGATGTCGAGAATTGTAAAGATGCTTGAAGCAGATGCCCGGCAAGATCGGTGGGCTGAGTCGCTACATGCTCAGCTTATCTCTCGGGGTTGGCTCGAGCAGTATGAGGAAAGGGCGATACAGAAGTTCGCAG GCAGTGCACAGGGTACGTGTGTTCGGCCCGTCGACCCCAGCTGTAGCATGCCGGAGTAG